In Oceaniferula flava, one genomic interval encodes:
- a CDS encoding SulP family inorganic anion transporter — protein sequence MKRHLKAVLRNTLHGAQRILSGNGLDLFPIRGPIKRYNRKKFSYDAKAALNTALLALPQGMAYAAIAELPIHYGILSSAICAIVAPFFASSRFTILGPTNSTAFMVFSFFAAASGTLGKAPVEYMPLLVLMVGVLSVIGAVFKVADLLQYVSRSVLVGYITGAALLILTNQLKHVLGIAEPMSQGASASTFFAIIEKIGALWDSYQWQPMLLGGLTLTLYLALQKKFSTLPNFAISLAVSAVTGWALKQYVAGFENISTFTPLHLDHLVLRMPDINMEDISTLMAVAFAVAFLASLENSVMAKSLASRSGDRTDVNQDMLSVGMSNIATSFLAAMPSSGSLTRSALNYESQAKSRFASIFCGLLCLAGFYVMVKLPVVENIPKTSLAALVIGIAISLFKWKNIRICLRSTPDDALVIITTFAATLLTRLDYAIFIGVGLSITLFLRKASKPHLVEYEINDEGSLQELDAKNKRQIPAISIVHVEGDLFFGAADLFLTQIQRTIADDNLKCIILRLKNARHLDATSVLALDELIKDTRKKGVHVLVSGATREVYEVLKKSGVLQTLQQGCIREEGETNLFMYFRGNPNISTRDALIRAQQLIGTKDADIKIFFDPNKEKEGK from the coding sequence ATGAAGCGCCACCTCAAAGCCGTTTTAAGAAACACGCTCCATGGGGCCCAACGGATTCTATCCGGCAATGGACTCGATCTGTTCCCGATCCGCGGACCGATCAAGCGCTACAACCGGAAGAAGTTTTCCTACGATGCCAAGGCAGCTCTGAATACTGCCTTGCTCGCCCTGCCCCAGGGGATGGCCTACGCCGCCATTGCCGAACTGCCGATCCACTACGGCATCCTCAGCTCGGCCATCTGTGCGATCGTGGCTCCCTTTTTCGCCAGTTCACGCTTCACCATCCTGGGACCCACCAATTCCACCGCCTTCATGGTGTTCAGCTTTTTTGCCGCGGCCTCCGGCACCCTAGGGAAAGCCCCGGTGGAATACATGCCGCTGCTGGTGCTCATGGTCGGTGTACTCTCGGTCATTGGAGCGGTGTTCAAGGTCGCCGATCTCCTGCAATACGTCAGCCGCAGTGTTCTGGTAGGCTACATCACCGGGGCCGCCTTGCTGATTCTCACCAACCAGCTGAAGCATGTCTTGGGCATTGCCGAGCCGATGAGCCAGGGCGCAAGCGCGAGCACCTTCTTTGCCATCATTGAAAAAATTGGTGCCCTCTGGGACAGCTACCAATGGCAGCCGATGCTCCTCGGCGGGCTTACCCTGACGCTCTACCTGGCGCTGCAGAAGAAATTCTCCACCTTACCCAACTTCGCCATCTCGCTCGCCGTTTCCGCCGTCACCGGCTGGGCCTTGAAGCAATACGTCGCCGGGTTCGAAAACATCAGCACCTTCACCCCGCTCCACCTCGATCATCTGGTGCTGCGCATGCCGGATATCAATATGGAGGATATTTCCACCCTGATGGCCGTCGCCTTCGCAGTCGCCTTCCTCGCCTCACTGGAAAACTCGGTGATGGCCAAATCGCTTGCCAGCCGGTCCGGCGATCGCACCGATGTGAACCAAGACATGCTCTCGGTGGGTATGTCGAACATCGCCACCTCATTTTTGGCAGCGATGCCTTCGTCCGGCTCACTGACACGCTCAGCGCTGAACTACGAATCACAGGCCAAGTCGCGCTTCGCCTCGATCTTCTGCGGTCTCCTCTGCCTCGCCGGCTTTTACGTCATGGTGAAGCTACCGGTGGTGGAAAACATCCCCAAGACGTCACTCGCCGCGCTGGTCATCGGCATTGCCATCTCACTCTTCAAATGGAAGAACATCCGAATCTGTCTGCGCTCGACTCCGGACGATGCCCTGGTGATCATCACCACCTTCGCCGCCACCTTGCTGACCCGCCTCGACTACGCCATCTTCATCGGCGTCGGCCTCTCCATCACGCTTTTCCTGCGCAAGGCATCGAAACCCCATCTGGTGGAATATGAGATCAATGACGAAGGCAGCCTGCAGGAGCTGGATGCCAAAAACAAACGCCAGATCCCGGCAATCTCCATCGTGCACGTCGAGGGCGATCTGTTCTTCGGTGCGGCCGACCTGTTTCTCACTCAGATCCAACGCACGATTGCCGACGACAACTTAAAGTGCATCATTCTCCGACTGAAAAATGCGCGCCACCTCGATGCCACCAGCGTGCTCGCTCTGGACGAGCTGATCAAAGACACCCGCAAGAAAGGGGTGCACGTGCTGGTCTCCGGCGCCACTCGCGAAGTCTACGAGGTGCTGAAAAAGTCAGGCGTGTTGCAAACCTTACAACAAGGGTGCATCCGCGAGGAAGGTGAGACCAACCTCTTCATGTATTTCCGCGGCAACCCGAACATCTCCACCCGCGACGCCCTGATCCGCGCCCAGCAGCTGATCGGCACCAAGGATGCGGACATTAAAATCTTCTTCGATCCGAATAAGGAAAAGGAAGGAAAGTAG